A genome region from Solanum pennellii chromosome 12, SPENNV200 includes the following:
- the LOC107006295 gene encoding uncharacterized protein LOC107006295 has protein sequence MNGAVEAANKNIKRLLRKMIDNYKLYGTEAVIPAEVEISSLRIIQEAGLSDAEWVRDRHEQLTLIDEKRMSVVCHGQLYQQRMIRAFNKKVRVQTFEVGKLVLKHIFPYQEEYKGKFAPNWQGPYVVHKVLSRGALVLAEMDGRV, from the exons ATGAATGGAGCTGTGGAAGCTgccaataagaacatcaagagGCTATTGAGAAAGATGATTGACAACTACAAAT TATACGGAACAGAGGCAGTGATACCGGCTGAAGTTGAGATATCGTCTTTGAGGATTATTCAGGAAGCTGGACTGAGCGATGCCGAATGGGTTCGTGATCGACATGAGCAGTTAACATTGATTGATGAGAAAAGAATGAGTGTCGTTTGTCATGGCCAGTTGTATCAACAGAGAATGATTCGTGCTTTCAACAAGAAAGTAAGAGTTCAAACATTTGAGGTAGGTAAATTGGTGTTGAAGCACATTTTCCCTTATCAAGAGGAATATAAAGGGAAATTTGCACCTAACTGGCAAGGACCGTATGTTGTCCACAAAGTACTGTCAAGAGGAGCTTTGGTCCTAGCAGAGATGGACGGTAGAGTATGA